TATTTCGCTTTATATTTATTTTCAAATTCACGATTGCGTTTTATATCATAATATAAAATCTTCATATTAAATCCTAATGATGCGCGTTGAGCGACAGCGTGACCAATTGCTCCCAAACCAACAATACCAACTGTCTTATCATGCAAATCAGTTCCTAAAAGAAGCATCGGTCCCCAGCCCTTATATTTTCCATGCCTCATAAAGTTATCTCCCTCTACCATTCTTTTTGCCAATCCTATCATAAGGGCAAAAGTATGTTCTGCAACCGATTCACTGATTAGATTGCCCGGCGTATTTGTTACCATTATCTTTCTTTTTTTTGCGTCTTCCAAATTTATATTATTAAATCCGACTGCGTAATTGGCAACAATCTTTAATTGTTTTCCAATTCCATCTAAAATTTTTCCGTTTATCTGGTCAGTTAGAAGACATAAAAGCGCGTCGCATCCTTTTGCGTTTTTTATAATTTCTCGTGAAGATAAAACTCTATCATAAGGGCTGACTTTCACATCAAAATTCTTTTTTGCTTTTAACATCTCTATCCCCGCTTCGGGAATCCTACGGGTAATATAAATTTTTTTCTTCATAAATTTAATTTCTTTATTTTATTAATGTAATTTCCATATTGGATAAAGTTCCCTCAATATCCGCGAACCAATCGTCGTGCACGGCAAAAGTCAAATAAACAACGTCTTTGCCGGCAACATCAAGCGTCATATTACAGCTTTTACTCGCATCACATCGTGGTATTCCGCAATGTGCTATAACACCGACATCATTATTAGCTACCAAGCAATGGTTCCACCACAAATCGTCGCCTACCACATGATTACATTCATTCGACAATTCAATATTCGGGTCAGTTGAAAAAGCAATTAAATCGACGGCATCTTCGCGACTTACACCAGAATAAGTGCATCCGGCAGAAGACCCCGTGTAGTCCTTTACCCCTAAAACAGCTTGCACCTGTAATTTACTATAACCCTTAACATCAATTTTTTTTGTCCAAAATCCGCGCCATATTGAATTTTTAGTTCTACACCTGAAGGCAAAAATTCCCGGTTTTAGGGTATTCCGATAATCTTGGCAACGCCCGCCTTTTTTGCTCATTATATAAACCCCAATATTTCTCGATAAATTTGGGTTGTAAGATTTTAGTAAATCCGAGGATGCAAGTTGGATGTATTCATCGACGTTATTATCTACAGAGTACGCAACTGTGTTTGCGTTATCCTTGCCTAACGCAACTTCGTTCGCCACCGCGCCTATATATGCTAAACTGATAATGACGATAAAAAATACCGTAGATAAAAGCCATTTTGCTCGCCCTAAAAAAAAATTAAACTTATTTTTTTTATTCTTTTTTTTCTTTTTTTTCATATAGAACGATATTAATTTTTATATTGACTTCTCATAAATCATATGCTAAATTATTAGAAGAGTTCATTTATAATTATACAACAAAAAGAGAAGAGAGAAAAATGGCAAAACAAATCGTCTGCCCGTTATGTAAAAAACATAAAATCAATGATAATGATTTGTTGTATTATATTTATTTTCCATACAGGAAAAAGTTTGCCGTTCATACGCTAAAATTAGATAGTTGCCCACAAGCCAAAGAAATGGTTCGGAAATTAAAACCAATAATCCAAAAATTATGCGCAATATGGCTGAGTGTTTCTATTTATAAATTGGAAGACGATTGTTACCGTTTTTATTTTCGTATTATCGTTAAAGATGAAAAAGCTCTTGCTGTTATTGAAGAAAGGGTTGGCCCCAAATTTTCTCTTGATAAAGCGATTGAAGCTGTTGATATGTTAAAAGTCTGTCTATTGGCTGTATTTGCTGAAAAAATACAAAAAGAAAATCCTTCGGCTTTAGCAACCAAAGCAGAACGCAAAGATTTGGCAGAACAAGTTAATAAAGAAGTAATAAACGCTGTTGGAGATCTATATAAAATACTTCAGCTTGAAAGATAACCAAAATCCCGACATTTATGTCGGGATTTTTTCTTTTCTGATTTTTACTTTATTGAGTTGTATTTTATTGGGAAATTCTGTCAGCAAGCCATTTTTTGCTCCCATTTTTTTTATCACACCATCGGAGTTTAAAATGCCCAAACGTAAAGCATAATCAAGATTATTTTTAAGCATCAGCCCGGAACAAAAACCCGAGCCAAATGCATCGCCTGCTCCGGTAGTATTTACTGGCCTTGTACCCAAACTTGGTGCAAACCACAGTTCGTTTTTTTGCAGACAAAAGGCTCCTTTTGGTCC
The window above is part of the Parcubacteria group bacterium CG10_big_fil_rev_8_21_14_0_10_36_14 genome. Proteins encoded here:
- a CDS encoding D-glycerate dehydrogenase — translated: MKKKIYITRRIPEAGIEMLKAKKNFDVKVSPYDRVLSSREIIKNAKGCDALLCLLTDQINGKILDGIGKQLKIVANYAVGFNNINLEDAKKRKIMVTNTPGNLISESVAEHTFALMIGLAKRMVEGDNFMRHGKYKGWGPMLLLGTDLHDKTVGIVGLGAIGHAVAQRASLGFNMKILYYDIKRNREFENKYKAKYVKMDELLKKSDFVTLHVPLLKQTHHLMSEKQFKLMKNAAFIINTSRGPIIDEYALVSALRKKEIAGAGIDVYECEPKLGCKVSNLKYLRKANNVIITPHIASASFETRSEMAEIAAKNIIAALSGKTPPNLVK